A single Pseudomonas putida DNA region contains:
- the prmA gene encoding 50S ribosomal protein L11 methyltransferase produces MPWLQVRLAISPEQAETYEDALLEVGAVSVTFMDAEDQPIFEPDLNTTPLWSHTHLLALFEADAEPEAVFAHLQLLTGAELPEHQAEVIEDQDWERSWMDGFQPMRFGQRLWIVPSWHDAPEKDAVNLLLDPGLAFGTGTHPTTALCLEWLDGQQLQGTQVLDFGCGSGILAIAALLLGAREAVGTDIDVQAIEASRDNAQRNGIADDKLALYLPEHMPAMQADVLVANILAGPLVSLAPQLSGLVRPGGLLALSGILAEQGEEVAAAYAADFDLDPIVVRDGWVRISGRRR; encoded by the coding sequence ATGCCTTGGCTGCAAGTACGCCTGGCCATCAGCCCGGAACAAGCCGAAACCTACGAAGACGCCCTGCTCGAAGTAGGCGCCGTATCGGTCACGTTCATGGATGCCGAAGACCAGCCGATCTTCGAACCCGACCTCAACACCACCCCGCTGTGGTCGCACACTCACTTGCTGGCACTGTTCGAAGCCGACGCCGAGCCTGAAGCGGTGTTCGCCCACCTGCAATTGCTGACCGGCGCCGAACTGCCCGAGCACCAGGCCGAGGTGATCGAGGACCAGGACTGGGAACGCAGCTGGATGGACGGTTTCCAGCCGATGCGCTTCGGCCAGCGCCTGTGGATCGTGCCGAGCTGGCACGATGCCCCGGAAAAGGACGCAGTCAACCTGCTGCTCGACCCGGGCCTGGCCTTCGGCACCGGCACCCACCCGACCACCGCGCTGTGCCTGGAATGGCTCGACGGCCAGCAGTTGCAAGGCACCCAGGTGCTGGACTTCGGATGCGGCTCGGGCATTCTCGCCATCGCCGCCCTGCTGCTGGGCGCTCGCGAGGCCGTGGGTACCGACATCGACGTGCAGGCCATCGAGGCCTCGCGTGACAACGCCCAGCGCAACGGCATCGCCGACGACAAGCTGGCGCTGTACCTGCCCGAGCACATGCCGGCCATGCAGGCCGACGTGCTGGTCGCCAATATCCTCGCCGGCCCGCTGGTTTCGCTGGCGCCGCAGTTGTCCGGCCTGGTTCGCCCAGGCGGCCTGCTGGCGCTGTCGGGTATCCTCGCCGAACAGGGTGAGGAAGTGGCCGCAGCCTACGCTGCCGACTTCGACCTGGACCCGATCGTCGTGCGCGACGGCTGGGTGCGCATCAGTGGTCGGCGCCGCTAA
- a CDS encoding DUF3426 domain-containing protein, with amino-acid sequence MTDSFVTQCPHCQTSFRVTHHQLSVARGVVRCGHCLQVFNAAKQLLEQNRAGASVAPASPPPAVVEPVAAPEPVASEPPPVEEQDWAITAQALDELDLDQELARLERRGEPGEPRADAKADALQARRDEPAADEAGDELFGTATDDRHEPLAAHEPAPVLLDEQPLEPEPGDRTEPTLGGNLDLDLDDEPPTQRAAEPEPAQRFDEPDDDVIHEKGLSARDDDDTDLHLSARDDDPLEPMPGERLEPGFAARPERPSRKEPLVDVVDDPLQLGWEKPQPNWGKRLLWGFLTLLAAGLLAFQYVWFHFDELARQDQYRPIFLQLCPMLGCEVPTRVDIGRIKSSNLVVRSHPDFKGALIVDAIIYNRAPFAQPFPLLELRFADLNGQLIASRRFKPSEYLSGELAGRGEMPSQTPIHIALDILDPGPKAVNYSLSFRSPE; translated from the coding sequence ATGACCGACAGTTTCGTCACCCAGTGCCCGCATTGCCAGACCAGCTTTCGCGTCACCCATCACCAGTTGAGCGTGGCTCGCGGCGTCGTGCGCTGCGGGCACTGCCTGCAGGTGTTCAATGCGGCCAAGCAGTTGCTGGAGCAAAACCGTGCCGGAGCCAGCGTCGCCCCTGCGTCGCCACCGCCTGCGGTGGTCGAACCGGTCGCGGCGCCAGAACCGGTCGCCAGCGAGCCTCCGCCGGTCGAGGAACAAGACTGGGCCATTACCGCACAGGCGCTTGATGAGCTCGACCTGGACCAGGAACTCGCCCGTCTGGAACGCCGTGGCGAGCCTGGCGAACCGCGCGCGGACGCCAAGGCCGATGCCTTGCAGGCCCGCCGCGACGAACCGGCAGCCGATGAGGCTGGCGACGAACTGTTCGGCACCGCTACCGACGACCGCCATGAGCCGCTTGCGGCCCACGAACCGGCGCCGGTGCTGCTGGACGAGCAGCCACTGGAGCCCGAGCCTGGTGATCGTACCGAGCCGACCCTCGGTGGCAACCTCGACCTCGATCTGGACGACGAACCGCCCACGCAACGTGCTGCCGAGCCAGAGCCTGCACAGCGGTTCGACGAACCCGATGACGATGTCATCCACGAAAAGGGCCTCAGCGCCCGTGATGACGACGACACCGACCTCCATCTGTCGGCCCGCGACGACGACCCGCTCGAGCCAATGCCCGGCGAACGCCTGGAGCCCGGCTTTGCCGCCAGGCCCGAGCGCCCGTCGCGCAAGGAGCCGCTGGTCGACGTGGTTGACGACCCACTGCAACTGGGTTGGGAGAAACCGCAGCCCAACTGGGGCAAGCGCCTGCTGTGGGGTTTCCTGACCCTGCTGGCCGCCGGCCTGCTGGCCTTCCAGTACGTGTGGTTCCATTTCGACGAGCTGGCCCGCCAGGACCAGTACCGGCCGATCTTCCTGCAACTGTGCCCGATGCTGGGCTGCGAAGTTCCGACCCGCGTCGATATCGGCCGGATCAAGAGCAGCAACCTGGTCGTGCGCAGCCACCCGGATTTCAAAGGTGCGCTGATCGTCGATGCGATCATCTACAACCGCGCACCGTTCGCCCAGCCGTTCCCGCTGCTGGAGCTGCGTTTCGCCGACCTCAACGGCCAGTTGATTGCCAGCCGTCGCTTCAAACCCAGCGAGTACCTGTCGGGCGAACTGGCCGGGCGCGGTGAGATGCCCAGCCAGACACCGATCCACATCGCCCTGGATATTCTCGACCCAGGCCCGAAGGCCGTGAACTACAGCTTGAGTTTCCGCTCCCCCGAATGA
- the dusB gene encoding tRNA dihydrouridine synthase DusB has translation MSAVRIGPYTLRNNLILAPMAGVTDQPFRTLCKRLGAGMVVSEMVSSDMSLWNSRKSSLRRIHEGDPEPRSVQIAGGDAQMMAAAARANVEAGAQIIDINMGCPAKKVCNKAAGSALLRDEALVAEILHAVVGAVDVPVTLKIRTGWDRANKNGLNVAKIAEQAGIQALAVHGRTRADLYTGEAEYDTIAAIKQAVSIPVFANGDITSPEKARAVLDATGVDGLLIGRAAQGRPWIFREIEHFLGTGQHLPAPQLDEVERILLEHLAALHAFYGDVMGVRIARKHVGWYLATRPGGKEFRSRFNALEDTQAQCANVREYFSERRQSLETEDGQGVAA, from the coding sequence ATGTCGGCGGTACGCATCGGCCCATACACACTACGCAACAACCTGATCCTCGCGCCCATGGCCGGGGTCACGGACCAGCCTTTCCGTACACTTTGCAAGCGCCTGGGCGCAGGCATGGTGGTGTCGGAGATGGTCAGCAGCGACATGAGCCTGTGGAACAGCCGCAAGTCCAGCCTGCGCCGCATCCATGAAGGTGATCCCGAGCCGCGCTCGGTGCAGATCGCCGGCGGTGATGCGCAGATGATGGCAGCAGCAGCCCGGGCCAACGTCGAGGCAGGCGCCCAGATCATCGATATCAACATGGGCTGCCCGGCAAAAAAAGTCTGCAACAAAGCTGCAGGCTCTGCTTTATTGAGAGATGAAGCTCTGGTCGCCGAAATCCTCCACGCCGTGGTCGGCGCGGTGGATGTACCGGTGACGCTGAAAATCCGCACCGGCTGGGACCGGGCGAACAAGAACGGCCTGAACGTGGCGAAGATCGCCGAACAGGCCGGCATCCAGGCGCTGGCGGTGCACGGCCGTACACGCGCCGACCTGTACACCGGCGAAGCCGAATACGACACCATCGCTGCCATCAAGCAGGCGGTGTCGATCCCGGTTTTCGCCAATGGCGATATCACTTCGCCAGAAAAGGCCCGGGCGGTGCTGGATGCCACCGGGGTCGACGGCTTGCTGATTGGCCGGGCTGCTCAGGGGCGGCCATGGATCTTTCGCGAGATCGAACATTTTTTGGGGACTGGCCAGCATTTGCCGGCCCCGCAGTTGGACGAAGTGGAACGTATCCTGCTGGAGCACCTGGCCGCGCTGCATGCCTTCTATGGCGATGTGATGGGCGTACGTATCGCCCGCAAGCACGTTGGCTGGTACCTGGCAACACGACCCGGCGGCAAGGAGTTTCGCTCCCGGTTCAACGCTTTGGAAGACACACAAGCGCAGTGCGCCAACGTTCGCGAGTACTTCAGCGAACGTCGACAGAGCCTTGAGACAGAGGACGGACAAGGGGTGGCCGCATGA
- the fis gene encoding DNA-binding transcriptional regulator Fis — MTMMTETLVSGTTPVSDNANLKQHLNTPSEEGQTLRDSVEKALHNYFAHLEGATVTDVYNLVLSEVEAPLLESVMNYVKGNQTKASEMLGLNRGTLRKKLKQYDLL, encoded by the coding sequence ATGACGATGATGACTGAGACATTAGTGAGTGGAACAACGCCCGTGAGCGACAACGCCAACCTCAAACAGCACCTCAACACGCCGAGCGAAGAGGGCCAGACCCTTCGCGACAGCGTCGAGAAGGCGCTGCACAACTACTTCGCACACCTGGAAGGCGCGACCGTCACCGACGTGTACAACCTGGTGCTCTCCGAAGTCGAGGCGCCCCTGCTCGAAAGCGTGATGAACTACGTGAAGGGCAACCAGACCAAGGCCAGCGAGATGCTCGGGCTCAACCGTGGCACCCTGCGCAAGAAGCTCAAGCAGTACGACTTGTTGTAA
- the purH gene encoding bifunctional phosphoribosylaminoimidazolecarboxamide formyltransferase/IMP cyclohydrolase has translation MTDQTTRLPVRRALISVSDKTGILEFARELQQLGVEILSTGGTYKLLKDNGVNAVEVADYTGFAEMMDGRVKTLHPKIHGGILGRRGTDDAIMNEHGIKPIDLVAVNLYPFEATISKPGCDLPTAIENIDIGGPTMVRSAAKNHKDVAIVVNASDYAGVLEGLKAGGLTYAQRFDLMLKAFEHTAAYDGMIANYMGTIDQAKETLSTSARSEFPRTFNSQFVKAQEMRYGENPHQSAAFYVEAKKGEASISTAVQLQGKELSFNNVADTDAALECVKSFVKPACVIVKHANPCGVAVVPEDEGGIRKAYDLAYATDTESAFGGIIAFNRELDGETAQAIVDRQFVEVIIAPKISQAARDVVAAKQNVRLLECGEWPAERAAGWDFKRVNGGLLVQSRDIGMITADDLKIVTKRAPTEQEIHDLVFAWKVAKFVKSNAIVYAKQRQTIGVGAGQMSRVNSARIAAIKAEHAGLQVQGAVMASDAFFPFRDGIDNAAKVGISAVIQPGGSMRDAEVIAAADEAGIAMVFTGMRHFRH, from the coding sequence ATGACCGACCAGACTACCCGCCTGCCAGTCCGCCGCGCCCTGATCAGCGTCTCCGACAAGACCGGTATCCTCGAATTCGCCCGTGAGCTGCAACAGCTCGGTGTCGAGATCCTGTCCACCGGCGGCACCTACAAGCTGCTCAAGGACAACGGTGTGAACGCGGTGGAAGTGGCCGACTACACTGGCTTCGCTGAAATGATGGATGGCCGGGTCAAGACCCTGCACCCGAAGATCCACGGTGGCATCCTCGGCCGTCGCGGCACCGACGACGCCATCATGAACGAGCACGGCATCAAGCCGATCGACCTGGTTGCAGTCAACCTGTACCCGTTCGAAGCCACCATTTCCAAGCCGGGCTGTGACCTGCCGACCGCCATCGAGAACATCGACATCGGCGGCCCGACCATGGTCCGTTCGGCTGCCAAGAACCACAAGGATGTCGCCATCGTGGTCAACGCCAGCGACTACGCCGGCGTGCTGGAAGGCCTGAAGGCCGGTGGCCTGACCTACGCCCAGCGCTTCGACCTGATGCTCAAGGCGTTCGAGCACACTGCTGCCTACGACGGCATGATCGCCAACTACATGGGCACCATCGACCAGGCCAAAGAGACCCTTTCGACCTCCGCACGCAGCGAATTCCCGCGCACCTTCAACAGCCAGTTCGTCAAGGCCCAGGAAATGCGCTACGGCGAGAATCCGCACCAGAGCGCGGCGTTCTACGTTGAAGCGAAGAAAGGCGAAGCCAGCATTTCCACCGCTGTCCAGCTGCAAGGCAAGGAACTGTCGTTCAACAACGTGGCCGACACCGACGCCGCGCTGGAGTGCGTGAAGAGCTTCGTCAAGCCGGCCTGCGTCATCGTCAAGCACGCCAACCCGTGCGGCGTCGCCGTTGTGCCTGAGGACGAAGGCGGCATCCGCAAGGCCTACGACCTGGCCTACGCCACCGACACCGAGTCGGCGTTCGGCGGCATCATCGCCTTCAACCGCGAACTGGACGGCGAAACCGCCCAGGCCATCGTCGACCGCCAGTTCGTCGAAGTGATCATCGCGCCGAAAATCTCCCAGGCTGCCCGCGACGTGGTGGCGGCCAAGCAGAACGTGCGTCTGCTGGAGTGCGGCGAGTGGCCAGCCGAGCGCGCTGCCGGTTGGGACTTCAAGCGCGTCAACGGTGGCCTGCTGGTGCAGAGCCGCGATATCGGCATGATCACCGCCGATGACCTGAAGATCGTCACCAAGCGTGCCCCGACCGAGCAAGAAATCCACGACCTGGTGTTTGCCTGGAAAGTGGCCAAGTTCGTCAAGTCCAACGCCATCGTCTACGCCAAGCAGCGCCAGACCATCGGCGTCGGCGCCGGCCAGATGAGCCGCGTCAACTCCGCCCGCATCGCCGCGATCAAGGCCGAGCATGCCGGCCTGCAAGTGCAGGGTGCGGTCATGGCGTCGGACGCGTTCTTCCCGTTCCGTGATGGCATCGACAATGCAGCTAAAGTGGGTATCAGCGCCGTGATCCAGCCGGGTGGTTCGATGCGTGACGCCGAAGTCATCGCTGCTGCCGACGAAGCCGGCATCGCCATGGTCTTCACCGGCATGCGCCACTTCCGCCACTAA
- the purD gene encoding phosphoribosylamine--glycine ligase → MKVLIIGSGGREHALAWKVAQDPRVEKVFVAPGNAGTAIEAKCENVAIDVCALEQLADFAEKNVDLTIVGPEAPLVIGVVDLFRSRGLDCFGPTKGAAQLEGSKAFTKDFLARHKIPTADYQNFTEIEPALAYLQEKGAPIVIKADGLAAGKGVIVAMTLQEAEDAVRDMLAGNAFGEAGSRVVIEEFLDGEEASFIVMVDGHNVLPMATSQDHKRVGDQDTGPNTGGMGAYSPAPVVTPDVHQRVMDQVIWPTVRGMAEEGNVYTGFLYAGLMIDKAGNPKVIEFNCRFGDPETQPVMLRLESSLVLLVEAAFAKALDKVEAQWDPRPSLGVVLAAGGYPGDYAKGDVINGLEAAAKIEGKVFHAGTSLKDGQVVTNGGRVLCATAMGASVADAQQQAYRLAKEVSWNGSFYRTDIGYRAIARERGEHQQ, encoded by the coding sequence ATGAAAGTTTTGATCATCGGCAGCGGCGGCCGTGAGCACGCCCTGGCCTGGAAAGTCGCCCAGGACCCACGCGTCGAGAAAGTCTTCGTTGCCCCGGGCAACGCCGGCACCGCCATCGAAGCCAAGTGCGAGAACGTCGCCATCGACGTCTGCGCCCTGGAGCAACTGGCCGACTTCGCCGAAAAGAACGTCGACCTGACCATCGTCGGGCCTGAAGCCCCCCTGGTGATCGGCGTGGTCGACCTGTTCCGCAGCCGCGGTCTGGACTGCTTCGGCCCAACCAAGGGCGCAGCACAGCTGGAAGGCTCCAAGGCCTTCACCAAGGACTTCCTGGCGCGTCACAAGATCCCGACTGCCGACTACCAGAATTTCACCGAGATCGAGCCGGCCCTGGCCTACCTGCAGGAAAAAGGCGCACCGATCGTGATCAAGGCCGATGGCCTGGCTGCGGGCAAGGGCGTGATCGTCGCCATGACCCTGCAGGAAGCCGAAGACGCCGTGCGTGACATGCTCGCTGGCAATGCCTTCGGCGAAGCCGGTTCGCGCGTGGTCATCGAAGAGTTCCTCGACGGCGAGGAAGCCAGCTTCATCGTCATGGTCGACGGCCACAACGTGCTGCCAATGGCAACCAGCCAGGACCACAAGCGCGTCGGCGACCAGGATACCGGCCCGAACACTGGCGGCATGGGCGCCTACTCGCCAGCCCCGGTGGTCACCCCGGACGTTCACCAGCGCGTGATGGACCAGGTGATCTGGCCGACCGTGCGTGGCATGGCCGAAGAAGGCAACGTCTACACCGGTTTCCTGTATGCCGGCCTGATGATCGACAAGGCGGGCAACCCTAAGGTCATCGAGTTCAACTGCCGCTTCGGCGACCCTGAAACCCAGCCAGTCATGCTGCGCCTGGAGTCGAGCCTGGTGCTGCTGGTGGAAGCCGCCTTCGCCAAGGCCCTGGACAAGGTCGAAGCGCAGTGGGACCCGCGTCCGAGCCTGGGCGTGGTGCTGGCTGCCGGCGGTTATCCGGGCGACTACGCCAAAGGTGACGTCATCAATGGCCTGGAAGCTGCGGCCAAGATCGAAGGCAAGGTGTTCCATGCCGGCACTTCGCTCAAAGACGGCCAGGTCGTCACCAACGGCGGCCGCGTACTCTGCGCCACCGCCATGGGTGCAAGCGTTGCCGATGCCCAGCAACAGGCTTACCGCCTGGCCAAGGAAGTGAGCTGGAACGGCAGCTTCTACCGCACCGACATCGGCTACCGGGCCATTGCCCGCGAGCGCGGTGAACACCAGCAGTAA
- a CDS encoding hybrid sensor histidine kinase/response regulator, which yields MRRLRIATALIVSLLTLLCLFPASAEQGGGWSVLLDEQANLQLSDVRSDRYRSQFSPTTLAELDAAPAEQALWLHYRLEPGDQEQLLRIFAPDLSRLDLYALDGDRLLRQLHHGRQAGNASPTLRGSDHVLPLPNSQHPLDIYLRLVSEHQLRPAISLESAAVAASDHSQPLLFGMLFGGLVMLILHNLIRFLYTRSSTTLYLALYHGLMMLSGLILLNLSGPWWHLWHSAQTPAAYLTLVLAGLSGLYFTQHFFSPCNSPRLNRMLQGEMLVAAVSGLILLFVDTLPLNLMTYALLAIGSVSMLLASSYHWYKGYAPARLFTIAMLVFNLGGLVLLPALLGLTRASTPWLLCILLGLTVASGLLLNLAVSERLRRMSEERFSASRALAASDAEINAKAEFLAKISHEIRTPMNGVLGMTELLLGTPLSVKQRDYVQTIHSAGNELLTLINEILDISKLESRQIELDDVQFDLNALIEDCLNIFRAKAEQQNIELISFTQPQVPRVISGDPTRLRQALSSLLENALKNTSQGEILLVVALDQRGEIPRLRIAVQDSGEPLPAAEREALLQAELHSHHFLSSNKLGGHLGLVIAKQLIGLMQGEFGIKSSTSMGNTLWLTLPLDPSRLEQPPADLDGPLRDARVLVVDDNDTCRKVLVQQCSAWGMNVSAVPSGKEALALLRTKAHLRDYFDAVLLDQNMPGMTGMQLAAKIKEDPSLNHDILVVMLTGISNAPSKVIARNAGVKRILAKPVAGYTLKTTLAEELAQRGREQAVPAPLPGAPGVLELPNDFRVLVAEDNSISTKVIRGMLGKLNLEPDTASNGEEALQAMKAQRYDLVLMDCEMPVLDGFSATQQLRAWETSNQRQRTPVVALTAHILAEHKERARLAGMDGHMAKPVELSQLRELIQYWANQREAKADPAHTS from the coding sequence GTGCGTCGGCTTCGGATTGCCACAGCTCTGATCGTCAGCTTGCTGACTTTGCTCTGCCTGTTCCCCGCTTCGGCCGAACAAGGCGGAGGCTGGTCCGTTCTGCTCGATGAACAGGCCAACCTGCAATTGAGCGACGTGCGCTCCGACCGCTATCGCAGCCAGTTCAGCCCAACCACCCTTGCCGAGCTCGATGCCGCACCGGCCGAACAGGCCCTGTGGTTGCACTACCGCCTGGAACCGGGCGATCAGGAGCAACTGCTGCGCATCTTCGCCCCCGACCTGTCCCGCCTCGACCTCTATGCCCTGGATGGCGACAGGCTGCTGCGCCAACTGCACCATGGGCGCCAGGCCGGCAACGCCAGCCCGACCCTGCGCGGCAGCGACCACGTTTTACCCTTGCCCAACAGCCAGCATCCACTGGACATCTACCTGCGCCTGGTCTCGGAGCACCAACTGCGCCCGGCCATCAGCCTGGAGTCCGCAGCGGTAGCCGCGTCCGACCATAGCCAGCCATTGCTGTTCGGCATGCTGTTCGGCGGCCTGGTGATGCTCATCCTGCACAACCTGATCCGCTTCCTCTACACCCGCTCCAGCACCACCTTGTATCTGGCCCTGTATCACGGCCTGATGATGCTCAGCGGCCTGATCCTGCTCAACCTCAGCGGCCCTTGGTGGCACCTGTGGCACAGTGCACAAACCCCGGCCGCCTACCTGACCCTGGTGCTGGCAGGGCTGTCAGGGCTGTATTTCACCCAGCATTTCTTCTCACCCTGCAACTCACCGCGGCTCAACCGCATGCTGCAGGGCGAGATGCTGGTCGCGGCGGTCAGCGGGCTGATCCTGCTGTTCGTCGACACCCTGCCACTCAACCTGATGACCTATGCCCTGCTGGCCATCGGCAGCGTGAGCATGCTGCTGGCCAGCAGCTACCACTGGTACAAGGGCTATGCGCCTGCGCGGCTGTTCACCATCGCCATGCTGGTGTTCAACCTTGGCGGCCTGGTGCTGCTGCCCGCCCTGCTCGGCCTGACTCGTGCCTCGACACCCTGGCTGCTGTGCATCCTTCTGGGCCTGACGGTGGCCAGTGGCCTGCTGCTCAACCTGGCCGTCAGTGAACGCCTGCGGCGCATGAGCGAAGAACGCTTCAGCGCCAGCCGTGCCCTGGCTGCCAGCGATGCCGAGATCAACGCCAAGGCGGAGTTCCTGGCGAAGATCAGCCACGAAATCCGCACTCCCATGAACGGTGTGCTAGGCATGACCGAACTGCTGCTCGGCACTCCGCTGTCGGTCAAGCAACGCGACTACGTACAGACCATCCACAGCGCCGGCAACGAGCTGCTGACACTGATCAACGAGATTCTCGACATCTCCAAGCTCGAATCCCGGCAGATCGAACTGGATGACGTGCAGTTCGACCTCAACGCCCTGATCGAAGACTGCCTGAACATTTTCCGCGCCAAGGCCGAGCAGCAGAACATCGAGCTGATCAGCTTCACCCAGCCGCAGGTACCACGGGTCATCAGTGGCGACCCGACGCGCCTGCGCCAGGCGCTGTCGAGCCTGCTGGAAAACGCCCTGAAGAACACCTCGCAGGGCGAGATCCTGCTGGTGGTGGCACTGGACCAGCGCGGCGAGATCCCACGCCTGCGCATTGCCGTGCAGGACAGTGGCGAGCCGCTGCCAGCTGCCGAGCGCGAAGCCCTGCTGCAGGCCGAACTGCATAGCCACCACTTCCTCTCCAGCAACAAGCTCGGTGGCCACCTCGGGCTGGTCATCGCCAAACAGCTGATCGGCCTGATGCAAGGTGAGTTCGGCATCAAGAGCAGTACCAGCATGGGCAATACCCTGTGGCTGACCTTGCCGCTCGACCCGTCACGCCTTGAGCAGCCACCGGCAGACCTCGACGGCCCACTGCGCGACGCCCGGGTGCTGGTGGTGGACGACAACGACACCTGTCGCAAGGTGCTGGTACAGCAGTGCAGCGCCTGGGGCATGAATGTCAGTGCAGTGCCGTCCGGCAAGGAAGCGCTGGCCCTGCTGCGCACCAAGGCACACCTGCGCGACTACTTCGACGCCGTGTTGCTGGACCAGAACATGCCCGGCATGACCGGGATGCAGCTGGCGGCCAAGATCAAGGAAGACCCGAGCCTGAACCACGACATCCTGGTGGTGATGCTCACCGGCATCAGCAACGCGCCCAGCAAGGTCATCGCGCGCAACGCCGGGGTCAAGCGCATTCTCGCCAAGCCGGTGGCCGGCTATACGCTGAAGACCACCCTGGCCGAAGAACTGGCCCAGCGCGGCCGCGAGCAGGCCGTCCCGGCACCGCTGCCCGGCGCACCTGGTGTGCTTGAGCTGCCGAACGACTTCCGCGTACTGGTGGCCGAAGACAACAGCATCTCGACCAAGGTCATCCGCGGCATGCTTGGCAAGCTCAACCTGGAGCCCGATACCGCCAGCAACGGCGAGGAGGCCTTGCAGGCGATGAAGGCGCAGCGTTACGACCTGGTGCTGATGGACTGCGAAATGCCGGTGCTGGACGGATTCTCCGCGACCCAGCAGCTGCGTGCCTGGGAAACCAGCAACCAGCGCCAACGCACCCCGGTGGTGGCGCTCACCGCGCATATACTGGCAGAGCACAAGGAACGCGCGCGGCTGGCCGGCATGGACGGGCACATGGCCAAGCCGGTGGAGCTGTCGCAGTTGCGCGAGTTGATCCAGTACTGGGCCAACCAACGCGAAGCCAAGGCAGACCCTGCGCACACCTCGTAA
- a CDS encoding MarC family protein: MLHELFSVYLKMLVLYSPFFVLSCFISLTRGHSSKERKQLAWKVAFAALVASVLLYLFGRVIFGIFGITADAFRIGAGSVLFISALGMAQGKPAVQADNVQQDVTIVPLTIPLTVGPGTIGALLVMGVGQPHWDDKLLAIVSIALASFTVGLVLYLSHGIEKLLGDQGLQIVSRLMGLFVCALAAQIIFTGIKGYLVS; encoded by the coding sequence ATGCTCCATGAGTTGTTCAGTGTGTACCTGAAGATGCTGGTGCTCTACAGCCCGTTCTTCGTGCTGTCGTGCTTTATCAGCCTGACGCGCGGTCACTCCAGCAAAGAGCGCAAACAACTGGCTTGGAAGGTCGCCTTCGCCGCCCTGGTGGCCAGCGTGCTACTCTATCTGTTCGGGCGGGTGATCTTCGGCATCTTCGGCATCACCGCCGACGCCTTCCGTATCGGTGCCGGCAGCGTGCTGTTCATCTCGGCGTTGGGCATGGCCCAGGGCAAACCGGCCGTGCAGGCCGACAACGTACAGCAGGACGTGACCATCGTGCCGCTGACCATTCCGCTCACCGTGGGCCCCGGCACCATCGGTGCACTGCTGGTGATGGGCGTGGGCCAGCCACACTGGGACGACAAGCTGCTGGCCATCGTCAGCATCGCGCTGGCCAGCTTCACCGTAGGCCTGGTGCTCTACCTTTCGCACGGCATCGAGAAACTGCTCGGTGACCAGGGCCTGCAGATCGTCAGCCGTCTGATGGGGCTGTTCGTCTGCGCCCTGGCGGCGCAGATCATCTTCACCGGGATCAAGGGCTACCTGGTCAGCTAG